In Streptomyces nojiriensis, one genomic interval encodes:
- a CDS encoding tetratricopeptide repeat protein yields the protein MPRPNPSTAVLENPEVPERKRFCSRSDCGAPVGRSRGDRPGRTEGFCTKCGHPYSFVPKLRTGDVVRGQYEVLGCLAHGGLGWVYLAVDRAVADRWVVLKGLLDTGDQDAMEAAISERRFLAEIEHSNIVRIYNFVEHLDQRTGSLDGYIVMEYVGGKSLKEIANERRRPDGRRDPLPVEQACAYGIEALEALGHLHSRNLLYCDFKVDNAIQQQDQLKLIDMGAVRRMDDTESAIYGTVGYQAPEVAELGPSVASDLYTVARTLAVLTFDFQGYTNVFVDSLPDPEHIEVFRRYESFYRLLVRATDPDPGRRFSSAQEMADQLTGVLREVVALQTGRPRPQLSTLFGPELRVPDTRLFADAADTAVSRLGYRPIASRRGGGLFGLAGRGRGVAGAHAAGAHAPGGAAVAGATAAGALGPRGRTPAGGTPPGGTPVPGAAGGGVPGPWGPATGVSGAGTAGLGTTATHVTGAPVPGPRPAPSGEVQRAGAAPVPVLLSPEPASARATPLDARDSALALPVPLVDAADPNVGFLTGLLASAPGDLLGALSAAPADSAELRLRELRARLELGELPEAGHTLADLEARHPDDWRVVWARGIASLATGDDEIAALSFDAIYDAFPGEPAPKLALGLCAEVLGQLDNAAEYYRLVWITDPGFVSAAFGLARVQLATGDRDAAVRTLESVPESSIHYTAARVAAVRARLRDRSPQEPLLADLAAAADQVEALRRFGLDPERQERLATEVLGSALDWVLSGGRGSDPGRTSLLGSQLDERGLRFGLERSYRVLARLARRGEERIELVERANRFRPRTWV from the coding sequence GTGCCGCGTCCGAATCCCTCGACCGCGGTCCTGGAGAACCCGGAGGTGCCGGAGCGAAAGCGGTTCTGCTCGCGCTCCGACTGCGGGGCCCCGGTGGGCCGCTCCCGGGGCGACCGGCCGGGCCGGACGGAAGGGTTCTGCACCAAGTGCGGGCACCCGTACTCCTTCGTGCCCAAGCTGCGCACCGGTGATGTGGTGCGCGGCCAGTACGAGGTGCTGGGCTGCCTCGCGCACGGCGGCCTCGGCTGGGTGTACCTGGCCGTGGACCGGGCGGTCGCGGACCGCTGGGTGGTGCTCAAGGGCCTGCTGGACACGGGCGACCAGGACGCGATGGAGGCCGCGATCTCGGAGCGGCGCTTCCTCGCGGAGATCGAGCACTCCAACATCGTGCGGATCTACAACTTCGTGGAGCACCTGGACCAGCGGACCGGTTCGCTGGACGGGTACATCGTCATGGAGTACGTCGGCGGCAAATCGCTGAAGGAGATCGCGAACGAGCGGCGCCGGCCGGACGGGCGGCGCGACCCGCTGCCGGTGGAACAGGCCTGCGCCTACGGCATCGAGGCGCTGGAGGCGCTCGGACACCTGCACAGCAGGAACCTCCTGTACTGCGACTTCAAGGTCGACAACGCGATCCAGCAGCAGGACCAGCTGAAGCTGATCGACATGGGCGCGGTACGGCGGATGGACGACACCGAGTCGGCCATCTACGGCACGGTGGGCTACCAGGCCCCCGAGGTCGCGGAGCTGGGCCCCTCGGTCGCCTCCGACCTCTACACGGTGGCACGGACGCTGGCCGTGCTGACCTTCGACTTCCAGGGCTACACCAATGTGTTCGTGGATTCGCTGCCGGATCCCGAGCACATCGAGGTGTTCCGGCGGTACGAGTCCTTCTACCGGCTGCTGGTCCGGGCCACCGACCCGGACCCGGGGCGGCGGTTCTCGTCGGCGCAGGAGATGGCGGACCAGCTGACGGGCGTGCTGCGGGAGGTGGTCGCCCTGCAGACGGGTCGGCCGCGGCCGCAGCTGTCCACCCTCTTCGGCCCGGAGCTGCGGGTTCCGGACACCCGGCTGTTCGCCGACGCGGCCGACACCGCCGTCTCCCGGCTGGGCTACCGGCCGATCGCCTCGCGGCGGGGCGGCGGACTGTTCGGGCTCGCCGGCCGCGGCCGGGGTGTGGCCGGAGCGCACGCGGCCGGAGCGCACGCGCCCGGCGGCGCCGCCGTGGCCGGGGCGACGGCCGCCGGGGCGCTCGGCCCGCGGGGCCGTACACCTGCCGGTGGGACCCCGCCCGGCGGCACGCCCGTGCCCGGGGCGGCCGGCGGCGGCGTGCCGGGTCCGTGGGGACCCGCGACCGGCGTTTCGGGGGCGGGCACGGCCGGGCTCGGGACCACCGCCACGCATGTGACGGGTGCGCCGGTGCCGGGTCCGCGACCCGCGCCGTCCGGCGAGGTCCAGCGCGCGGGGGCCGCACCGGTACCCGTACTCCTGTCCCCGGAGCCGGCCTCCGCGAGAGCGACGCCGCTCGACGCGCGCGACAGCGCGCTGGCCCTGCCCGTACCGCTGGTGGACGCGGCCGACCCGAACGTCGGTTTCCTGACGGGTCTGCTGGCCTCCGCGCCGGGCGACCTGCTGGGCGCACTGAGCGCGGCGCCGGCCGACTCGGCCGAGTTGCGGCTGCGGGAGCTGCGGGCCCGCCTGGAGCTGGGCGAGCTGCCCGAGGCCGGGCACACCCTGGCGGACCTGGAGGCCCGGCATCCGGACGACTGGCGGGTGGTGTGGGCCCGCGGCATCGCCTCGCTGGCCACCGGTGACGACGAGATAGCGGCCCTGTCCTTCGACGCGATCTACGACGCCTTCCCGGGCGAGCCCGCGCCGAAGCTGGCCCTCGGGCTGTGCGCGGAGGTGCTGGGCCAACTGGACAACGCCGCCGAGTACTACCGCCTCGTGTGGATCACCGACCCGGGGTTCGTGAGCGCGGCCTTCGGGCTGGCCCGCGTCCAACTGGCCACCGGGGACCGGGACGCGGCCGTGCGCACGCTGGAATCCGTACCGGAGTCGTCCATCCACTACACCGCCGCGCGGGTGGCGGCCGTACGCGCACGTCTGCGCGACCGGTCCCCTCAGGAGCCGCTGTTGGCCGACCTGGCGGCCGCCGCGGACCAGGTGGAGGCCTTGCGGCGGTTCGGACTGGACCCGGAGCGGCAGGAGCGGCTCGCGACGGAGGTTCTGGGCTCGGCCCTGGACTGGGTACTGTCGGGTGGTCGGGGTTCCGACCCCGGCCGGACCTCGCTGCTCGGCAGTCAACTGGACGAGCGGGGCCTGCGCTTCGGACTGGAGCGCTCGTACCGCGTCCTCGCACGGCTGGCGCGGCGTGGCGAGGAGAGGATCGAACTGGTGGAGCGGGCAAACCGTTTCCGTCCCCGGACGTGGGTGTGA
- a CDS encoding protein phosphatase 2C domain-containing protein, with amino-acid sequence MSMHRLSGCPSCAEPLEEGDRFCGVCGYAVSAPPPAAVDHPTIPIPPAPPAPPAPPAPSARPAAAGAAAGGYGSPAPGVPHAAAEPAPGWGSVAAAAPTLVDEPAAWTATPAEPDPEPEPRQGPAGVTYAASGHGNPYGTGTPPEGTPWGAAEHPYGAADGPETRHDRPGEDPGTPAEGAPWGPGEAPYENPPLPGGAAGGKTCVACRAGHVDTDGYCEHCGHAQPRERDHIEEELGSVAAVTDRGLRHHRNEDSFAVSATALPDGSATTVAIVCDGVSSASRPDEASAAAAVAANESLLEALPRGAHPQEAMHEAILAAAAAVNALAPETPGAQNAPACTLVGAVVGGGLLTIGWVGDSRAYWVPDDRAALPRRLTEDDSWAAQMVAAGLMGEAEAYADVRAHAITGWLGADAYDLDPHTATFKPDHPGVVVVCTDGLWNYAESAREMAQVVPADAATRPLHSAQVLVGYALDGGGHDNVTVAVVPFAMHPEQEPGPDAEPGPAAGPE; translated from the coding sequence ATGTCGATGCATCGGCTGTCGGGCTGCCCCAGCTGCGCGGAACCCCTGGAGGAGGGTGACCGTTTCTGCGGCGTCTGCGGCTACGCCGTGAGCGCTCCTCCCCCGGCCGCCGTGGACCACCCGACCATCCCTATCCCACCGGCACCACCGGCGCCGCCGGCACCACCGGCGCCATCGGCCCGGCCGGCCGCCGCGGGCGCCGCGGCGGGCGGTTACGGGAGCCCGGCCCCCGGTGTCCCGCACGCCGCCGCCGAGCCCGCCCCCGGCTGGGGCAGCGTGGCCGCGGCCGCGCCCACGCTGGTCGACGAGCCGGCCGCCTGGACCGCCACCCCGGCGGAACCGGATCCGGAACCGGAGCCTCGGCAGGGCCCGGCCGGGGTCACCTACGCGGCCTCCGGCCACGGGAACCCGTACGGCACCGGCACCCCGCCGGAAGGCACCCCGTGGGGCGCGGCGGAGCACCCGTACGGCGCCGCGGACGGCCCCGAGACCCGCCACGACCGGCCCGGGGAGGACCCCGGCACTCCCGCGGAGGGGGCGCCCTGGGGCCCGGGCGAAGCCCCGTACGAGAATCCGCCCCTGCCCGGCGGTGCGGCCGGCGGGAAGACCTGCGTCGCCTGCCGTGCCGGGCACGTCGACACCGACGGGTACTGCGAGCACTGCGGGCACGCGCAGCCCCGCGAGCGCGACCACATCGAGGAAGAGCTCGGGAGCGTCGCCGCCGTCACCGACCGGGGACTGCGCCACCACCGCAACGAGGACTCGTTCGCCGTGTCGGCCACCGCCCTGCCCGACGGCTCCGCCACCACCGTGGCCATCGTCTGCGACGGCGTCTCCTCCGCCAGCCGACCCGACGAGGCGTCGGCCGCCGCGGCCGTCGCCGCCAACGAGTCGCTGCTCGAAGCGCTCCCGCGCGGCGCCCACCCCCAGGAGGCCATGCACGAGGCGATCCTGGCCGCCGCCGCAGCAGTCAACGCCCTGGCCCCGGAGACCCCGGGCGCGCAGAACGCCCCCGCCTGCACCCTGGTCGGCGCCGTCGTCGGCGGCGGCCTGCTGACCATCGGCTGGGTGGGCGACAGCCGGGCCTACTGGGTCCCCGACGACCGCGCCGCCCTGCCCCGCCGCCTCACCGAGGACGACTCCTGGGCCGCCCAGATGGTCGCCGCCGGTCTGATGGGCGAGGCCGAGGCCTACGCGGACGTCCGCGCGCACGCCATCACCGGCTGGCTGGGGGCCGACGCGTACGACCTCGACCCGCACACCGCGACCTTCAAGCCCGACCACCCCGGTGTGGTGGTGGTCTGCACCGACGGACTGTGGAACTACGCGGAATCCGCGCGGGAGATGGCCCAGGTGGTACCCGCCGACGCCGCGACCCGCCCGCTGCACAGCGCCCAGGTACTGGTGGGGTACGCACTCGACGGCGGCGGCCACGACAACGTCACCGTGGCGGTGGTGCCGTTCGCCATGCACCCCGAGCAGGAACCGGGACCGGATGCGGAGCCGGGCCCGGCGGCAGGACCGGAATAG
- a CDS encoding VWA domain-containing protein, protein MANFAKPIAPRFSVEVYQNEFLPEGGRDVHAIVTVTATGGATATRTPVADSTAAVVLMVDCSGSMEYPPEKMRGAREATAAAIDTLRDGTAFAVVAGTHVAKEVYPGQGRLAVADATTRAQAKEALRGLSSGGGTAIGTWLRLADGLLRGSTAAIRHGVLLTDGRNEHEEPAVLRATLDACAGRFTCDARGVGTDWDVKEVTGIAHALLGSADIVADPAHLAEDFTRMMENVMGKEVADVALRLWTPVGVEIQYVKQVAPVLQDLTDRRTEAGPRAGDYPTGSWGDESREYHVCVRVPTATVGQEMLAARATLVLPATGGGPDEKPTVLAQGLVRAVWTNDLAASTAINAQVAHYTGQAELAEAIQQGLEARKMGDVGGATAKLGRAVQLASSSGNADTARLLAKVVDVVDAVAGTVRLKAKVADADEMTLDTRSTQTVRVKKT, encoded by the coding sequence ATGGCGAATTTCGCCAAGCCGATTGCCCCACGGTTCAGCGTGGAGGTGTACCAGAACGAGTTTCTCCCCGAGGGCGGACGGGACGTCCACGCCATCGTCACGGTCACCGCCACCGGCGGTGCCACCGCCACGCGCACGCCGGTCGCCGACAGCACGGCGGCCGTGGTGCTCATGGTCGACTGCTCGGGGTCCATGGAGTACCCGCCGGAGAAAATGCGCGGCGCCCGTGAGGCCACGGCTGCCGCCATCGACACCCTGCGCGACGGCACCGCCTTCGCCGTGGTCGCCGGTACGCACGTGGCCAAGGAGGTCTACCCCGGCCAGGGCCGCCTCGCGGTCGCGGACGCGACCACCCGCGCCCAGGCCAAGGAGGCCCTGCGCGGGCTGAGCTCCGGCGGCGGCACCGCCATCGGCACCTGGCTGCGCCTCGCCGACGGCCTGCTGCGCGGCTCCACCGCCGCCATACGGCACGGTGTCCTGCTCACCGACGGCCGCAACGAGCACGAGGAGCCGGCCGTGCTCCGCGCCACCCTCGACGCGTGCGCGGGCCGCTTCACCTGCGACGCCCGCGGGGTGGGCACCGACTGGGACGTCAAGGAGGTCACCGGGATCGCGCACGCCCTGCTCGGCTCCGCCGACATCGTGGCCGACCCGGCCCACCTCGCCGAGGACTTCACGCGCATGATGGAGAACGTCATGGGCAAGGAGGTCGCGGACGTCGCCCTGCGCCTGTGGACCCCGGTCGGCGTGGAGATCCAGTACGTCAAGCAGGTGGCTCCCGTCCTCCAGGACCTGACCGACCGCCGCACCGAGGCGGGCCCGCGGGCCGGCGACTACCCGACCGGGTCGTGGGGCGACGAGTCCCGCGAGTACCACGTGTGCGTCCGCGTCCCGACGGCCACCGTGGGCCAGGAGATGCTCGCCGCCCGCGCCACGCTCGTACTGCCCGCCACGGGGGGCGGGCCGGACGAGAAGCCGACCGTCCTGGCCCAGGGCCTGGTGCGCGCGGTGTGGACGAACGATCTGGCGGCGTCCACCGCCATCAACGCCCAGGTCGCCCACTACACCGGACAGGCGGAGTTGGCGGAGGCTATCCAGCAGGGCCTGGAAGCCCGCAAAATGGGCGATGTGGGGGGTGCCACGGCCAAGCTGGGGCGTGCGGTACAACTGGCGAGTTCCTCCGGAAACGCCGACACAGCACGACTCCTGGCGAAGGTGGTGGATGTGGTGGACGCGGTGGCGGGTACTGTGCGGCTGAAAGCGAAGGTCGCCGATGCCGACGAGATGACTCTTGACACGCGTTCGACGCAGACCGTCCGAGTGAAGAAGACCTGA
- a CDS encoding FHA domain-containing protein — protein sequence MPTCPNGHQSASDDWCEVCGHRMAASEGPPPVPSYGYGFPPTAGEPTAQAELCPQCRTPREAMAPFCEECRYNFLTRTPTPTSYAPPAPEPGPQATGAGVGGGAGGRGTPPPPVPAPGTYSQDHFEYQGSRPSRVNRPAEPLQREDDWLLPPPAHESPLEYQQAPQPPQPQYQQQPPPPQREYQQEYQQQGPPPQQQYQQQPPPQHQPFPPQGGGAWSATVGPDRSYFMAMMQRSGPEAAGLNLPAYSPEQHLPLSGGQITIGRRRASTGESPDIDLSVPPEDPGVSHQHAVLVQQPDLSWAVVDQNSTNGTTINGGEEPIQPYVPVPLADGDRVHVGAWTTITIRRG from the coding sequence ATGCCGACCTGCCCGAACGGGCACCAGTCCGCGTCCGACGACTGGTGCGAGGTCTGCGGCCATCGCATGGCTGCCTCGGAGGGACCGCCCCCGGTGCCCTCCTACGGCTACGGCTTCCCCCCGACCGCCGGTGAACCGACCGCCCAGGCAGAGCTCTGCCCGCAGTGCCGGACCCCTCGCGAGGCCATGGCCCCGTTCTGCGAGGAGTGCCGCTACAACTTCCTGACCCGTACTCCGACTCCGACTTCGTACGCGCCGCCGGCCCCGGAACCGGGACCCCAGGCGACGGGTGCCGGGGTCGGTGGCGGTGCCGGAGGCCGCGGTACGCCTCCGCCGCCCGTGCCCGCTCCCGGGACCTACTCCCAGGACCACTTCGAGTACCAGGGCTCGCGGCCGTCCCGGGTCAACCGGCCGGCCGAGCCGCTCCAGCGCGAGGACGACTGGCTGCTGCCGCCGCCCGCGCACGAGTCGCCGCTGGAGTACCAGCAGGCGCCGCAGCCTCCGCAGCCCCAGTACCAGCAGCAGCCCCCGCCGCCGCAGCGGGAGTACCAGCAGGAGTACCAGCAGCAGGGACCGCCGCCCCAGCAGCAGTACCAGCAGCAGCCTCCGCCGCAGCACCAGCCCTTCCCGCCCCAGGGCGGGGGCGCCTGGAGCGCGACGGTCGGCCCCGACCGCTCGTACTTCATGGCGATGATGCAGCGCAGCGGCCCCGAGGCCGCCGGGCTCAACCTGCCCGCCTACTCCCCGGAGCAGCACCTTCCGCTGTCCGGCGGCCAGATCACCATCGGCCGCCGCCGCGCCTCCACGGGCGAGTCCCCCGACATCGACCTGTCGGTGCCCCCGGAGGACCCGGGCGTCTCCCACCAGCACGCGGTGCTCGTCCAGCAGCCCGATCTCAGCTGGGCGGTGGTGGACCAGAACTCCACCAACGGCACCACCATCAACGGCGGCGAGGAGCCGATCCAGCCCTACGTCCCGGTCCCCCTCGCCGACGGCGACCGGGTCCACGTGGGCGCCTGGACGACGATCACGATCCGCCGCGGCTGA